A genomic segment from Nicotiana sylvestris chromosome 1, ASM39365v2, whole genome shotgun sequence encodes:
- the LOC104213150 gene encoding uncharacterized protein, translating into MPGYAKMMKDLMSRKFNFQDLATVTLTQTCSAVVTRHIAEKLSDPGSFTIPCTIGNLVFAKELCHMGASINLMPLSIYKILGIGRARPTSMLLQMADRIVKRPSEILDDVLVQVGKFVFPTDFVIFDCRVDEEIFIILGIPFLATRRALINYETGNLKMRLNDEEITFKAQKSMRRPGEFANFSLIDVVDVLLEEGDEALNVKDPLAVCLMNLDEANGEYLAEWVLALRGQGFWKRELEF; encoded by the coding sequence ATGCCTGGGTATGCAaagatgatgaaggacttgatgtcccgcaAGTTCAACTTTCAAGACTTGGCCACGGTTACACTAACTCAAACCTGTAGTGCTGTTGTGACGAGACATATAGCCGAGAAGCTGTCTGATCCAGGGAGTTTCACAATCCCTTGCACAATAGGAAACCTTGTTTTTGCTAAGGAATTGTGTCATATGGGAgctagcataaatcttatgcccctaTCTATCTACAAAATTCTaggcattggaagagctagacccacgtcTATGCTATTACAGATGGCTGACCGAATAGTGAAAAGGCCCTCTGAGATTTTAGATGATGTATTGGTGCAGGTTGGGAAGTTTGTGTTCCCAACAGATTTTGTCATCTTTGACTGTCGGGTTGACGAGGAAATTTTCATAATTTTGGGAATACCATTCTTGGCCACTAGGAGAGCTTTAATTAATTATGAAACTGGAAATCTCAAGATGAGGTTAAATgatgaagagataacattcaaAGCGCAGAAATCTATGCGCAGACCCGGTGAATTTGCCAATTTCTCTTTAATAGATGTTGTGGATGTACTGTTGGAGGAGGGCGATGAAGCATTGAACGTTAAAGACCCCTTAGCAGTTTGTCTCATGAACTTAGACGAGGCTAATGGTGAATACTTGGCAGAGTGGGTATTGGCTCTTAGAGGCCAAGGTTTTTGGAAAAGGGAGCTTGAATTTTAG